The Herbaspirillum sp. RTI4 genome has a segment encoding these proteins:
- the leuA gene encoding 2-isopropylmalate synthase, giving the protein MMLSNPAAKYRAFPQIPLADRTWPNQIINHPPIWMSTDLRDGNQALIEPMSPERKLRFFEMLVKVGLKEIEVGFPSASQTDFDFVRKLVDENRIPDDVTIIVLTQSREELIRRTVDSVTGSKRAIIHLYNSVAPAFRKIVFNMSREEIKEIAVSGTRLVKQLTDALPQTDWFYEYTPESFSSTELDFSKDICDAVTAVWQPTPERKMIINMPSTVEGSTPNIYADQIEWMHRNLARRDSLILSVHPHNDRGTAVASAELAVMAGAQRVEGCLFGNGERTGNVDLVTLALNLYTQGVHPGLDFSDIDVVRQCVEECNQIPVHPRHPYVGDLVFTAFSGSHQDAIKKGFAKQKADALWEVPYLPIDPADLGRSYDAVIRVNSQSGKGGMAYLLEQEYGLSLPRRLQIEFSRAVQREADATGKEIAASDIYAIFKQEYLDRSAPYLYCGHRMNEDSAQEKSIRIEIDIERDGKKVSLSGSGNGPIDAFVNALGLDITLMDFHEHSLGAGANAQAASYIEMRVSDSPTGFGVGVDSNIVTASFKAVLSAVNRQIALNPAVLAARAAA; this is encoded by the coding sequence ATGATGTTAAGCAACCCGGCAGCCAAATACCGCGCCTTCCCCCAAATCCCTTTGGCCGACCGCACCTGGCCGAACCAGATCATCAACCACCCGCCGATCTGGATGAGCACCGATCTGCGCGATGGCAATCAGGCGCTGATCGAGCCGATGAGCCCGGAACGCAAACTGCGCTTTTTCGAAATGCTGGTTAAAGTCGGCCTGAAAGAAATTGAAGTGGGCTTTCCCTCTGCCTCGCAAACCGATTTCGATTTCGTGCGCAAACTGGTCGACGAAAATCGCATCCCCGACGACGTTACCATCATTGTCCTCACCCAGTCGCGCGAAGAACTGATTCGCCGCACAGTAGATTCAGTCACCGGCAGCAAGCGCGCCATCATCCATCTTTACAACTCCGTCGCCCCGGCCTTCCGCAAAATCGTGTTCAACATGAGCCGCGAAGAGATCAAGGAAATCGCCGTCTCCGGCACCCGTCTGGTCAAGCAACTGACCGATGCCCTGCCGCAAACCGACTGGTTCTACGAATACACCCCGGAATCGTTCAGCAGCACCGAACTCGATTTCTCCAAAGACATCTGCGACGCCGTCACCGCCGTCTGGCAACCGACGCCCGAGCGCAAGATGATCATCAACATGCCCTCCACCGTCGAAGGCAGCACACCCAACATCTACGCCGACCAGATCGAATGGATGCACCGCAATCTGGCCCGGCGCGACAGCCTGATCCTCTCCGTCCATCCGCATAACGACCGCGGCACCGCCGTCGCCTCAGCGGAACTGGCCGTGATGGCCGGCGCGCAGCGCGTCGAAGGATGCCTGTTCGGCAACGGCGAACGCACCGGCAACGTCGATCTGGTCACGCTGGCACTGAACCTGTACACCCAAGGCGTCCATCCCGGACTGGATTTTTCGGATATCGACGTCGTGCGCCAATGTGTCGAAGAATGCAATCAGATTCCGGTTCACCCGCGTCATCCATATGTCGGCGATCTGGTCTTCACCGCCTTTTCCGGCTCGCATCAGGATGCGATCAAAAAAGGCTTCGCCAAACAAAAAGCCGACGCCTTGTGGGAAGTCCCTTATCTGCCAATCGACCCGGCCGATCTCGGTCGCAGCTACGATGCCGTCATCCGCGTCAACAGCCAGTCCGGCAAGGGCGGCATGGCCTATTTGCTGGAACAGGAATACGGCCTGTCGCTGCCGCGCCGCCTGCAAATCGAATTCAGCCGCGCCGTCCAGCGCGAAGCCGACGCCACCGGCAAGGAAATCGCTGCGTCCGATATCTACGCCATCTTCAAGCAGGAATATCTGGATCGCTCCGCCCCTTACCTGTATTGCGGCCACCGCATGAACGAAGACAGTGCGCAGGAAAAATCGATACGGATTGAAATCGACATCGAACGCGACGGCAAGAAAGTCAGCCTGTCCGGCAGCGGCAACGGCCCTATCGACGCCTTCGTCAATGCACTGGGACTGGACATCACGCTGATGGACTTCCACGAGCATTCGCTGGGAGCAGGGGCCAATGCACAAGCGGCCAGCTATATCGAAATGCGTGTGAGCGACTCCCCGACCGGTTTCGGTGTGGGCGTTGACAGCAACATCGTCACGGCCTCGTTCAAGGCAGTGCTGAGTGCCGTCAATCGTCAGATTGCATTGAATCCGGCAGTGCTGGCGGCGCGTGCAGCGGCTTGA
- the egtB gene encoding ergothioneine biosynthesis protein EgtB yields the protein MQVHITDLLDCSSLRQRFDAVRADSLKLAAPLSAEDCGAQSMADASPMKWHLAHTTWFFETFILEAHEADFQPFHPAFRMLFNSYYEGVGEQFTRAQRGLLTRPSLGEVLAYRADVDRRIAELIRSQAQAQADVVGPLLELGLHHEQQHQELMLTDIQHLLSINPLKPAYLSSSAPKPLAATVSAAPDWHTFDAGVRTIGHRGTGFCFDNELPAHREFIEAFSLAPRLVSNREYLAFVEEGGYRNVRYWLAEGWDWVGRHQWQHPLYWRESATGWEEFGLHGMQPLEMEQAVRHVSYFEAEAYARWADARLPTEAEWELAAVDSGSDGDFFGTAWQWTSSSYAPYPGYAIPAGAVGEYNGKFMVNQYVLRGSSSATPSGHARHSYRNFFPATVRWQLSGIRLARS from the coding sequence ATGCAAGTTCACATTACGGATTTACTGGATTGCTCATCGTTGCGGCAACGCTTCGATGCCGTACGGGCAGATTCGCTGAAACTGGCCGCGCCTCTGTCGGCGGAGGATTGCGGCGCGCAATCGATGGCGGATGCCAGCCCGATGAAATGGCATCTGGCGCATACCACCTGGTTTTTCGAAACCTTCATTCTGGAAGCGCATGAGGCGGATTTTCAGCCGTTTCACCCGGCGTTTCGGATGCTGTTCAATTCCTATTACGAAGGCGTGGGCGAGCAATTTACCCGCGCCCAGCGCGGCTTGCTGACGCGCCCGAGTCTCGGCGAGGTGCTGGCGTATCGGGCCGATGTGGATCGCCGTATCGCTGAGTTGATCCGCTCGCAAGCGCAAGCGCAAGCCGACGTCGTCGGGCCATTGCTGGAACTGGGTCTGCATCACGAGCAGCAGCATCAGGAGCTGATGCTGACCGATATCCAGCACTTGTTGTCGATCAATCCCTTGAAACCCGCCTATTTGAGCAGTAGCGCTCCTAAGCCGCTTGCGGCGACGGTTTCGGCAGCGCCCGACTGGCATACTTTCGACGCAGGGGTGCGCACAATCGGCCATCGCGGCACAGGATTTTGTTTCGACAACGAACTGCCTGCGCACAGAGAATTCATCGAAGCTTTTTCGCTCGCACCGCGCTTGGTCAGTAACCGCGAGTATCTGGCCTTTGTCGAAGAGGGCGGCTATCGCAATGTCCGTTATTGGCTGGCAGAAGGCTGGGACTGGGTTGGCCGGCATCAGTGGCAACATCCGCTGTACTGGCGCGAGAGCGCTACCGGTTGGGAAGAATTCGGATTGCATGGCATGCAGCCGCTGGAAATGGAGCAGGCGGTGCGGCATGTGAGTTATTTTGAAGCGGAAGCCTACGCCCGCTGGGCCGATGCGCGCTTGCCGACGGAGGCGGAGTGGGAGCTGGCGGCAGTCGATAGCGGATCGGACGGAGACTTTTTCGGCACTGCCTGGCAATGGACCAGCAGCAGCTATGCGCCGTATCCCGGTTACGCCATTCCCGCCGGGGCGGTGGGCGAATACAACGGCAAATTCATGGTGAACCAGTATGTGCTGCGCGGTTCCTCCAGCGCGACGCCATCGGGCCATGCGCGTCACAGTTATCGCAATTTTTTCCCGGCGACGGTTCGCTGGCAATTGAGTGGAATTCGACTGGCCAGATCCTGA
- the egtD gene encoding L-histidine N(alpha)-methyltransferase, translating into MTEPYVVVPPVAGKILNDRSGNDTSSPNPHDDTLDELQQGLLAPTAQVSPKFLYDALGSRLFEAICELPEYYPTRTEAAIFELHGEDIAAATGTGVTLIDLGAGNCAKAARLFPSLLPRQYVPVDISVDFLGAAVEGLRQRFPQLPIQEVGMDFSSVLALPDSVQREHRLFFYPGSSLGNFAPAEALQFLRRLRQALPTGEAGGVLLGVDLVKAPTLLNAAYDDELGVTAAFNLNLLRHLNRLLDADFALRDWQHRGFFNAKLQRVEMHLEARRDVLVHWRNGGQRRFQQGERIHTESSYKFTAEGFADLLGQAGFGEISQWFDPQRWFMVCHARAV; encoded by the coding sequence ATGACTGAACCCTATGTGGTAGTTCCTCCCGTAGCAGGCAAGATTCTGAATGACCGTTCCGGTAACGATACGTCCTCCCCCAATCCCCACGACGACACCCTGGACGAGCTGCAGCAGGGTCTGCTGGCCCCGACAGCGCAGGTATCGCCCAAGTTTCTCTACGATGCGCTCGGTTCGCGCCTGTTTGAGGCGATTTGCGAACTGCCGGAGTATTACCCTACGCGCACCGAAGCGGCGATTTTCGAACTTCACGGCGAGGACATCGCGGCAGCGACCGGTACCGGCGTCACCTTGATTGATCTGGGCGCCGGCAATTGCGCCAAGGCAGCGCGTCTATTCCCTTCCTTGTTGCCGCGGCAGTATGTGCCGGTTGATATTTCCGTCGATTTTCTGGGCGCGGCGGTCGAGGGCTTGCGTCAGCGTTTCCCACAATTGCCGATTCAGGAAGTGGGGATGGATTTTTCCAGCGTGCTGGCGCTGCCGGATTCGGTGCAGCGCGAACATCGCTTGTTCTTTTACCCCGGCTCCTCGCTGGGCAACTTCGCTCCTGCCGAGGCTTTGCAATTTCTGCGCCGTTTGCGGCAGGCGCTGCCCACCGGCGAGGCGGGCGGTGTATTGCTGGGCGTCGATCTGGTCAAAGCGCCGACGCTGCTCAATGCGGCGTATGACGATGAGCTGGGCGTGACGGCGGCGTTCAATCTGAATCTGCTGCGCCATCTGAACCGCTTGCTGGACGCCGATTTCGCTTTGCGCGACTGGCAGCACCGTGGATTTTTCAATGCCAAATTGCAGCGCGTGGAAATGCATCTGGAAGCCCGGCGCGATGTGCTGGTGCATTGGCGCAACGGCGGCCAGCGCCGCTTTCAGCAGGGTGAGCGCATTCATACCGAAAGCAGCTATAAATTTACGGCCGAAGGCTTTGCCGACTTGCTGGGGCAAGCCGGTTTCGGTGAGATCAGCCAGTGGTTCGATCCGCAGCGGTGGTTCATGGTGTGCCATGCGCGGGCTGTGTAA
- a CDS encoding ABC transporter transmembrane domain-containing protein, whose translation MTTIESATPAPKNKSSLRTLVGLFPFLKPYRRQILLAGLALVTAAASTLTIPYAFKQMIDLGFGAGGISNATHIDLYFLALFAVACVLGLATAARFYMVSWLGERVTADLRSAVYAHVLLQSPQFFETTKTGEVLSRLTTDTTLIQTLVGTSISMALRNVLLFVGGLGLLFFTSVKLSAIIIVMLALVVVPIVFFGRRVRKLSRESQDRVADASGLAGEILNAMPIVQAYTHEEIEAGRFGSSIERAFSTAMQRIRARSILTALAIVLVFGAIVFVLWLGAHAVIQGKMSGGQLGQFILYAAMVAGSLGALSEVLGDAQRAAGAAERLLDLLTAHSPVQSPLLPETLPPRAAAGAALSLQQVNFYYPSRPDGAALSDLSLNIAAGETVAVVGPSGAGKTTLFQLLLRFYDPQQGAILLDGVDIRHLELHTLRNAIGIVPQDTVIFSENAMENIRYGRPEASDAEVIAAARMAAAHEFIERLPEGYQSFLGERGVRLSGGQRQRIAIARALLKNPPLLLLDEATSALDAESERAVQGALEAAMQGRTTLVIAHRLATVQRADRILVLENGCIVETGTHAELVALDGLYASLAALQFQTD comes from the coding sequence ATGACCACCATCGAATCGGCAACACCCGCGCCTAAAAATAAAAGCAGTCTTCGCACTCTTGTCGGTCTGTTCCCCTTCCTGAAGCCTTACCGGCGGCAAATCCTGCTGGCCGGTCTGGCGCTGGTGACGGCCGCTGCGTCCACGCTGACCATACCGTATGCCTTCAAGCAGATGATCGATCTCGGCTTCGGCGCGGGAGGCATCAGCAACGCCACCCATATCGATCTGTATTTTCTGGCGCTGTTTGCCGTCGCCTGCGTGCTGGGACTGGCCACGGCCGCCCGGTTTTACATGGTGTCCTGGCTGGGCGAACGCGTGACGGCCGACCTGCGCAGCGCGGTCTACGCCCATGTCTTGCTGCAAAGTCCGCAGTTTTTTGAAACTACCAAGACCGGCGAAGTGCTGTCGCGCCTGACTACCGACACCACGCTGATCCAGACGCTGGTCGGCACCAGCATTTCGATGGCATTGCGCAATGTGCTGCTCTTCGTCGGCGGCCTCGGCCTGCTGTTTTTCACCAGCGTCAAGCTGTCCGCAATCATTATCGTGATGCTGGCACTGGTGGTGGTGCCCATCGTTTTTTTCGGTCGCCGCGTACGCAAACTCTCGCGCGAATCGCAAGACCGGGTGGCCGATGCCTCCGGTCTGGCAGGAGAAATCCTCAACGCCATGCCCATCGTGCAAGCCTATACGCATGAAGAAATCGAAGCCGGCCGCTTCGGCTCTTCCATCGAACGCGCCTTCAGCACGGCCATGCAGCGCATCCGCGCACGGTCTATTCTGACCGCGCTGGCCATCGTGCTGGTGTTCGGCGCCATCGTGTTCGTGCTGTGGCTGGGCGCGCATGCGGTCATCCAAGGCAAGATGAGCGGCGGCCAGCTCGGCCAGTTCATCCTGTACGCCGCCATGGTGGCCGGTTCGCTGGGTGCCTTGTCGGAAGTCTTGGGTGATGCCCAGCGTGCCGCCGGTGCCGCCGAACGTCTGCTCGATCTGCTGACGGCGCATTCGCCGGTGCAATCGCCGCTGCTGCCGGAAACCCTGCCGCCGCGTGCCGCTGCGGGTGCCGCGCTGTCCTTGCAGCAAGTTAACTTTTACTACCCGTCCCGTCCTGATGGTGCCGCGCTAAGCGATCTCTCGCTCAACATTGCGGCTGGCGAAACCGTCGCCGTGGTCGGTCCCTCGGGCGCTGGTAAAACCACGCTGTTCCAGTTGCTGCTGCGCTTTTACGATCCGCAACAGGGTGCAATCCTGCTCGATGGCGTCGATATCCGCCATCTCGAATTGCACACCCTGCGCAACGCTATCGGCATCGTGCCGCAAGACACGGTGATTTTTTCCGAGAACGCCATGGAAAATATTCGCTACGGTCGTCCTGAAGCCAGCGACGCCGAAGTCATTGCCGCGGCCCGCATGGCCGCGGCGCATGAGTTCATTGAACGTCTGCCGGAAGGCTATCAATCCTTCCTGGGCGAACGCGGTGTGCGGCTGTCAGGCGGTCAACGCCAGCGCATTGCTATTGCCCGCGCGCTGCTTAAGAATCCGCCGCTGCTGCTGCTGGACGAAGCCACCAGCGCGCTGGACGCCGAATCCGAACGCGCCGTACAAGGCGCGCTGGAAGCCGCCATGCAGGGGCGCACCACGCTGGTCATTGCGCACCGATTGGCAACCGTGCAGCGCGCCGACCGCATCCTCGTGCTGGAAAACGGCTGCATCGTGGAAACCGGCACCCATGCCGAACTGGTCGCGCTAGACGGTTTGTACGCCAGTCTGGCGGCCCTGCAATTCCAGACGGATTAA
- a CDS encoding NADH:flavin oxidoreductase/NADH oxidase, translating to MSSTLFSPLRLRGVTLPNRIAVSPMCQYSAEDGFANDWHMVHLSSRAVGGAGLVITEAAAVQAEGRITPQDLGIWKDEHIAPLQRITRFIEQQGSVPGIQLAHAGRKASSHIPWASQSGSVEIGQGGWQPVGPSAIAFDSHSTTPSAMSLAEIAALTQALVDATERSLRAGFKVVEVHAAHGYLLHAFLSPLSNQRTDEYGGSFENRIRLLLEVSTAVRQAWPAELPVFVRLSATDWMDGGWTADETVAVSALLRELGIDLIDVSSGGTDAAAVIPVGPGYQTAFAARVRQEARIASGAVGMITNAVQAEHILRTGQADLVLLARELLRDPYWPLHAAEELRAATPWPPQYLRASSSSKTLRRAEVDYSGKKE from the coding sequence ATGAGCAGTACTCTCTTTTCCCCACTGCGCTTGCGCGGCGTAACCCTTCCTAACCGCATCGCCGTCTCGCCCATGTGCCAGTACAGCGCCGAGGATGGCTTCGCCAATGACTGGCATATGGTGCATCTGAGCAGCCGCGCCGTCGGCGGTGCCGGTCTGGTCATTACCGAAGCCGCTGCCGTGCAGGCCGAAGGTCGCATCACGCCGCAAGATCTGGGTATCTGGAAAGACGAGCACATCGCCCCGCTGCAACGCATTACGCGCTTCATCGAACAACAGGGTTCTGTCCCGGGTATTCAGCTGGCCCATGCAGGACGCAAGGCCAGTTCGCACATCCCTTGGGCCAGCCAGTCCGGCAGCGTGGAAATCGGTCAGGGCGGCTGGCAACCGGTTGGCCCGTCGGCCATCGCCTTCGATTCCCACTCCACTACGCCCAGCGCCATGAGCCTGGCGGAAATCGCTGCATTGACACAGGCCTTGGTCGACGCGACAGAACGCTCCTTGCGCGCCGGTTTCAAAGTCGTCGAAGTCCATGCGGCGCACGGCTATTTGCTGCATGCCTTTTTGTCGCCACTGAGCAATCAACGCACCGACGAGTACGGCGGCAGCTTCGAGAACCGTATTCGTTTGCTGCTGGAAGTTTCCACGGCGGTGCGACAGGCATGGCCGGCGGAATTGCCGGTATTTGTCCGCTTGTCGGCCACCGACTGGATGGACGGCGGCTGGACGGCCGACGAAACGGTCGCGGTCTCGGCCTTGCTGCGCGAACTGGGCATCGATCTGATCGATGTCTCCAGCGGCGGTACCGATGCGGCGGCGGTGATTCCGGTCGGCCCCGGCTACCAGACCGCGTTCGCGGCACGCGTCCGGCAGGAAGCGCGTATTGCCAGCGGCGCGGTCGGCATGATCACTAACGCGGTGCAGGCTGAGCACATCCTGCGCACCGGACAGGCCGATCTGGTGCTGCTGGCGCGGGAACTCTTGCGCGATCCTTACTGGCCGCTGCACGCCGCCGAAGAATTGCGCGCCGCCACGCCGTGGCCGCCACAGTACCTGCGGGCGTCGTCGTCGAGCAAAACGCTGCGTCGGGCGGAAGTGGATTACAGCGGCAAGAAGGAATAA
- a CDS encoding addiction module antidote protein: protein MTEKLTTYDPAENLASDEAMASFMAEAFETNDASYIAHALGVVARAKGMAQIAGQTGLSREQLYRSFSENGNPTLKTTLAVMNALGLDLTVKIHV, encoded by the coding sequence ATGACTGAAAAACTGACCACCTATGATCCCGCTGAGAATTTGGCTTCTGACGAAGCAATGGCGAGCTTCATGGCCGAAGCGTTTGAGACGAACGACGCCAGTTATATAGCGCATGCGCTAGGCGTGGTCGCTCGTGCAAAGGGGATGGCGCAAATTGCCGGACAAACGGGACTTTCCCGTGAGCAGCTATATCGTTCTTTTAGTGAGAACGGCAATCCGACCTTGAAAACCACGCTTGCCGTGATGAACGCGCTTGGCCTTGATCTGACTGTCAAAATTCACGTCTGA
- a CDS encoding type II toxin-antitoxin system RelE/ParE family toxin: MSQAISQLRIHFGPGDRIYFHQRGETIIVLLCGGDKSTQAKDIKIAKRLSAEWSESND, encoded by the coding sequence GTGAGTCAAGCGATCAGCCAGTTGCGCATCCACTTCGGCCCCGGCGATCGTATTTATTTCCATCAGCGAGGCGAAACAATCATCGTTTTACTTTGCGGTGGCGATAAAAGTACACAAGCAAAAGATATCAAGATCGCAAAACGCTTGTCTGCCGAATGGAGTGAATCAAATGACTGA
- a CDS encoding DedA family protein — translation MEFIAFLIDFILHIDRHLNELALAYGAWLFLILFLIVFCETGLVVMPFLPGDSLLFVTGAIAATGAYDIHLMLLTLAVAAILGDSVNYAIGKALGLALFDRPGSRIFRRAHLDKTHAFYERHGGKTVIIARFAPIVRTFAPFVAGVGAMTYTRFFAYNVIGGVLWVCSFGYAGYFFGNLPVVKQNLSLLILAIVVLSILPGVIAFLRNRGKSKL, via the coding sequence ATGGAATTCATTGCTTTTCTGATCGACTTCATCCTGCATATCGATCGTCACCTGAACGAGCTGGCGCTGGCCTACGGTGCCTGGCTGTTCCTGATTTTGTTCCTGATCGTGTTTTGCGAAACCGGGCTGGTCGTCATGCCGTTTTTGCCCGGCGATTCCCTGCTGTTCGTGACCGGCGCGATTGCAGCGACCGGCGCTTACGATATCCACTTGATGTTGCTCACGCTGGCAGTGGCCGCGATTCTCGGCGACAGCGTCAATTATGCGATTGGCAAAGCCTTGGGCCTGGCACTGTTCGATCGGCCCGGCTCACGCATTTTCCGCCGCGCCCATCTGGACAAGACCCATGCGTTTTATGAACGGCATGGCGGCAAGACCGTCATCATCGCCCGCTTCGCCCCCATCGTGCGCACCTTCGCCCCGTTCGTCGCCGGCGTCGGCGCCATGACCTATACGCGATTTTTTGCCTATAACGTGATCGGCGGCGTGTTGTGGGTGTGCAGCTTCGGCTACGCGGGATATTTTTTCGGCAACCTGCCGGTGGTCAAACAGAACCTGAGCTTGCTGATTCTGGCGATTGTCGTGCTGTCGATTCTTCCGGGCGTGATTGCCTTCTTGCGTAATCGTGGGAAAAGCAAGTTGTAA